The Leptospira selangorensis genome segment TACCGGTCACGGAGTTCCGGGAGCTCTTATGTCCATGATTGGAAATACTTTGCTCAATCAGATTGTGAACGAAATTGGTATCACCGATCCAGGTTCTATTTTAGAACAATTGCATAAAAAAGTAAGGCAGGCCCTCAAACAAGACATGGACCAAACAAATTCCAGAGACGGAATGGATCTTTGTTTATTAAAGATTGAAGGAAACAATTTATACTTTGCGGGAGCAAAACGGCCTATTTTTATAGGAAAAGGCGGAGTCTTGACCGAAATTAAAGGTGATAGATTCTCGATCGGCGGAAGGCAAAAAGAAGAAACGCGAAAATTTACAACACACTCCATTCCCTTGGAAAAAGGAATACGTACGAGTGTTTACTTAACCACGGACGGCTTTATGGACCAGCCAAATCCGGACCGACAAAAAATTGGTACCAAAGGATTGTTAAACTTCTTAAGCGGGATAGAACATCTTTCCTGTGAAGAACAAAAAGAACGTTTAGAATCCTTCCTGTTAGCCCATCAAAATGGAGAGGCTCAACGGGACGACATAACACTAGTCGGTGTAATACTGGGAGGAAGATAAGGAGATGTTTCTGAAAAAGGAAGATGCTGAAGATGGAAAATGAAGTCGTAAATCTATTTAAGACTTATCAGGAAACCAGCGAATACAATCTGCTCGTATCCTTTAAGGGCAGGCTGTCCCAGGAAGTTCTAACTGAATTAGGATCTATGATCCGGACTTCTTTGAGCACGGAATCCAAAATAAAGAAAATTTTCGCGGTATTTATTGAACTAGCGCAAAATATGCTGCACTACTCCGCCGAGCGAAAAATCAACGAAGAGCAGAAAGATGCAGGCGTAGGGATCCTCATAGTTAGGGAAAATTCGGTTGGCTACCATGTTGCTTCGGGAAATTTGGTACTAAACGAGAAGATCGAGTTTTTGACCGAAAGGATCCAAAAAATCAACTCCATGAGTAAGGACGAATTAAAGTCCTTCTACCAACAGCAACTTAGATCGGAGAGGCCGGAAGATAGCAAAGGAGCAGGTGTGGGATTAATCGATATCGCCAGGAAGTCAGACGGACCTCTGGTGTTTCGTTTCGACAAATTGGATAACAAACTATCCTTTTTTACAATCTCCGCATTCTTTACGAAGGAAAACTAATCATGGAATCCTTACATATACAACAGACTAAAACTTCACCGGAAATCATCTTAGAATCGGACAAGGGGCTCGCGGAAATTATCGGAGAATCTTATCCGGAAAACGCAATGGCGTTTTACAAACCGGTCTTTGATTGGTTGTCTGCAATCCAAACTGCAAACAAACAGATCCAGTTCCGTTTTCAAATGGATTATTTTAATACCAGTTCTTCCAAAGTGATCATGGATATTTTGGACAATCTCCAGAAATATCATGACAAAGGTGGAAAGGTAGAAGTCGAGTGGCTTTATAAAGAAGACGATGAAGACATGCAGGAAACCGGAGAAGAATTCTCTTCCGATTTGTCCCTGCCTTTCAAAATGAAATCTTATAAATAAGATTTCTTTCGTGCGGAACAAGTGGAAAAGAACGAAACTTCGAATTCAAAAGAGCAGAATACTTTTTTCGAGCAGGAGTTTAAACTTCTCTCGGATGCTCAGTCTTTTTTAGAAGATTCGAATACAAAAGAGGATCCTAAACTAAAATTAAAAACCCTAGTTGGATCCTACGAGTCCCTTCTCAAACAATCTTCAAAAATTATGAAGATCGGGGACTCCACCCAGCATAGACTTCTCAAAACCCAAGAAGCATTAACCGATTCTAATATAATGTTAGAGGCCGCTTATATGGACCTCAAACTTGTAACAGAGATCGGAAAGATCATCACTTCTTCCCTCGAACCTAAAGTTATCATTCAATCAGTCTATGAGAATACCAAGTCGATCGTTCCAATGGATGTTCTCGCATTCGGAACTTACGACGAAGAAAAAAAAGAGATCAAATATAAGTTTTGCGTAATAGACGGAAGATATGTACCGGCTCCATCCGTGGATTCTTTAGAAGAAGATAATCCTTCTTCCTATTGTGTAAAACAACAGAAAGAACTGATCACTCTGGATATCGAAAAAGATTTTCCGAATTATTTATCTGATATCAGAAAACATTTCGGAGAAAATTCCCAATCCGCATTATACTTCCCACTTAAGGTAGAAGAACGTCTGATCGGGATCCTTACGGTTCATAGTTATTCTAAAAATGCATTCCAGCCCAACCAGTTGAATATTCTCAGGACCTTGGCAAACTATGTGGCGATCGGTGTGGATAACGCGGATGCCTATAGAACACTTTCCAAAAGAAACAAAGAATTAAAAGACTCTTTGGAAAAGATCGAAGTCCTGAACAAGAGTATAGAAGAAGAAAGACAAAAGTCCGAAAATCTTCTCTTAAACATCCTTCCCAGAAGTATCGCAGATCGTTTAAAAGGGGGAGAAGGTGTTATCGCTGATTATTTCCCTTCTTCTACCGTACTCTTTGCGGATATAGTCGGGTTTTCTAAACTCACTACTAAGATCCAAACTCCTACTAGACTAGTGGAGATCTTAAACCGTATTTTTACGGAATTTGATGTGATCGCCGACAAATATAAATTAGAAAAAATTAAAACAATAGGCGATTGTTATATGTTAGCAGGCGGTATTCCAGTTCCAACGGAAGACCATGCCCATAAAGCGGCCCAGGCAGCACTCGATATGTTAAATCGTTTGAACGAATTAAAACCTGAATTAGAATTCGAGTTTAATGTTCGTATCGGACTTCATACCGGAGAGGTTGTTGCGGGGGTAATCGGAAAGAATAAATTCGTGTATGATCTCTGGGGTGATTCAGTGAATACTGCTTCTCGGATGGAATCTCATGGAGCTACAGGAAGGATCCATGTTTCCGAATCCGTTTATCTTTCTTTAAAAGATAAATATAATTTCGAAGATAGGAATGTGATCGAGGTAAAAGGAAAAGGCCCGATGCACACTTACTTCCTGCAAGGCGTTAAGTAATCTTAATATAAAAAAAGGATCTCCGAAGAGATCCTTTTTTTTGATCTTCAGCCTAAAGCTTCGATTACTTCTTTAGGAGCTTGCACGAGCTCCACAA includes the following:
- a CDS encoding SiaB family protein kinase; this translates as MENEVVNLFKTYQETSEYNLLVSFKGRLSQEVLTELGSMIRTSLSTESKIKKIFAVFIELAQNMLHYSAERKINEEQKDAGVGILIVRENSVGYHVASGNLVLNEKIEFLTERIQKINSMSKDELKSFYQQQLRSERPEDSKGAGVGLIDIARKSDGPLVFRFDKLDNKLSFFTISAFFTKEN
- a CDS encoding DUF1987 domain-containing protein — encoded protein: MESLHIQQTKTSPEIILESDKGLAEIIGESYPENAMAFYKPVFDWLSAIQTANKQIQFRFQMDYFNTSSSKVIMDILDNLQKYHDKGGKVEVEWLYKEDDEDMQETGEEFSSDLSLPFKMKSYK
- a CDS encoding adenylate/guanylate cyclase domain-containing protein, encoding MEKNETSNSKEQNTFFEQEFKLLSDAQSFLEDSNTKEDPKLKLKTLVGSYESLLKQSSKIMKIGDSTQHRLLKTQEALTDSNIMLEAAYMDLKLVTEIGKIITSSLEPKVIIQSVYENTKSIVPMDVLAFGTYDEEKKEIKYKFCVIDGRYVPAPSVDSLEEDNPSSYCVKQQKELITLDIEKDFPNYLSDIRKHFGENSQSALYFPLKVEERLIGILTVHSYSKNAFQPNQLNILRTLANYVAIGVDNADAYRTLSKRNKELKDSLEKIEVLNKSIEEERQKSENLLLNILPRSIADRLKGGEGVIADYFPSSTVLFADIVGFSKLTTKIQTPTRLVEILNRIFTEFDVIADKYKLEKIKTIGDCYMLAGGIPVPTEDHAHKAAQAALDMLNRLNELKPELEFEFNVRIGLHTGEVVAGVIGKNKFVYDLWGDSVNTASRMESHGATGRIHVSESVYLSLKDKYNFEDRNVIEVKGKGPMHTYFLQGVK